Proteins from a single region of Streptomyces glaucescens:
- a CDS encoding carboxymuconolactone decarboxylase family protein: MTARTTRLAPGVRTAMQSLSAAAKRGLGDPALAELVQIRASQLNRCAFCLDMHVAIARKEGVSDRRLDLLAVWQEAGDGVYDERERAALALTEAVTVLTDGFVPDEVYETAAKHFDEAELAHLIALITVINGWNRLMVARRIPPGGPAW, translated from the coding sequence GTGACCGCGCGCACCACCCGTCTCGCCCCCGGGGTCCGCACGGCGATGCAGTCCCTGAGCGCCGCCGCCAAGCGCGGCCTCGGCGACCCCGCCCTGGCCGAGCTGGTCCAGATCCGCGCCTCGCAGCTCAACCGGTGCGCGTTCTGCCTGGACATGCACGTGGCGATCGCCCGCAAGGAGGGGGTGAGCGACCGCAGGCTGGATCTGCTCGCCGTCTGGCAGGAGGCCGGGGACGGCGTCTACGACGAGCGGGAGCGGGCCGCCCTCGCGCTCACGGAGGCGGTCACCGTGCTGACGGACGGGTTCGTGCCGGACGAGGTGTACGAGACGGCGGCCAAGCACTTCGACGAGGCCGAACTCGCCCACCTGATCGCGCTGATCACCGTCATCAACGGCTGGAACCGGCTGATGGTGGCCCGCCGGATCCCTCCGGGAGGGCCGGCCTGGTGA
- a CDS encoding carboxymuconolactone decarboxylase family protein, with protein MTTETVTGATEAAPRLEWAKLVPDVHKAMIRLDTAARQGLDLRLYELVKIRASQINHCAFCIDMHSKDALAAGESVERIVQLSAWEESRHFYTGKELAALELTEAVTVLTDGFVPDEVYEKAAAHFEETELAQLIAAITVINAWNRFGVTCRMVPGHYQPGTHK; from the coding sequence ATGACCACAGAGACCGTCACCGGTGCGACCGAAGCGGCCCCCCGGCTGGAGTGGGCCAAGCTCGTCCCCGATGTCCACAAGGCGATGATCAGGCTCGACACGGCGGCCCGGCAGGGGCTGGACCTCAGGCTGTACGAGCTGGTGAAGATCCGCGCCTCCCAGATCAACCACTGCGCCTTCTGCATCGACATGCACTCCAAGGACGCCCTCGCGGCCGGGGAGAGCGTGGAACGGATCGTCCAGCTCAGCGCGTGGGAGGAGTCCCGGCACTTCTACACCGGGAAGGAACTCGCGGCGCTGGAGCTGACGGAGGCGGTGACCGTCCTGACGGACGGGTTCGTCCCCGACGAGGTGTACGAGAAGGCCGCCGCGCACTTCGAGGAGACGGAGCTGGCACAGCTCATCGCCGCGATCACGGTGATCAACGCCTGGAACCGGTTCGGTGTCACCTGCCGGATGGTGCCGGGGCACTACCAGCCGGGCACCCACAAGTGA
- a CDS encoding PLP-dependent aminotransferase family protein — protein MGKPWATLGIDLHLQPAGGGVRRGLTDALRDAVRAGRLAPGTRLPSSRSLATDLGLARNTVAGAYADLVAEGWLTARQGSGTRVADRPVPPQAQHPDPTPSRTGRPAYSLVPGSPDLASFPRAQWLKAARRALAAAPNDALGYGDPRGRVELRAALAGYLARARGVRTDPDRIVVTAGFTHALRLLTQVLHARGLRTLAVESYGLDVHWALAERAGLRTRPLPFDASGTDPDGLTDARAVLLTPSHQFPMGVTLRPERRAAVVGWARRTGGLILEDDYDGEFRYDRQPVGALQDLDPGHVVYLGTASKSLAPGLRLGWMVLPPSLAHEVRGLGSSSVAVLDQLTLAEFLTSGAYDRHVRAARQRYRRRRDALVAAVAARAPEVTVTGIAAGLHLLLQLPPGSEESVVRAAAWQTLAVHGLARYRHPEATTRPLDALVVGYGTPPDHAWAGALEALCNALP, from the coding sequence ATGGGGAAACCGTGGGCCACTCTGGGCATCGACCTCCATCTGCAACCGGCCGGCGGCGGGGTGCGCCGCGGCCTCACCGACGCCCTGCGCGACGCCGTCCGGGCCGGCCGGCTCGCCCCCGGCACCCGGCTGCCCTCGTCCCGCTCGCTCGCCACCGACCTCGGCCTCGCCCGCAACACCGTCGCCGGCGCCTACGCGGACCTGGTCGCCGAGGGCTGGCTCACCGCCCGCCAGGGCTCCGGGACGCGGGTCGCCGACCGCCCCGTACCACCGCAGGCCCAACACCCGGACCCCACCCCGAGCCGCACCGGGCGCCCCGCCTACAGCCTGGTCCCCGGCAGCCCCGACCTCGCGTCCTTCCCGCGCGCCCAGTGGCTCAAGGCGGCCCGCCGCGCCCTGGCCGCCGCCCCCAACGACGCCCTCGGCTACGGCGACCCCCGCGGCCGCGTCGAACTGCGCGCCGCCCTCGCCGGCTACCTCGCCCGCGCCCGCGGGGTGCGCACCGACCCGGACCGGATCGTCGTCACCGCCGGCTTCACCCACGCCCTGCGCCTGCTCACCCAGGTCCTGCACGCCCGCGGACTGCGCACGCTCGCGGTCGAGTCGTACGGCCTGGACGTGCACTGGGCACTGGCCGAACGGGCCGGGCTGCGGACCCGGCCGCTGCCGTTCGACGCGTCCGGCACCGACCCGGACGGCCTCACCGACGCCCGCGCCGTCCTGCTGACCCCCTCCCACCAGTTCCCCATGGGGGTGACCCTGCGGCCCGAACGGCGCGCGGCCGTCGTCGGCTGGGCCCGCCGCACCGGCGGGCTGATCCTGGAGGACGACTACGACGGCGAGTTCCGCTACGACCGCCAGCCCGTCGGCGCCCTCCAGGACCTGGACCCCGGCCACGTCGTCTACCTGGGCACCGCGAGCAAGTCCCTCGCCCCCGGCCTCCGGCTCGGCTGGATGGTGCTGCCGCCGTCACTGGCGCACGAGGTGCGCGGGCTCGGCAGCTCCTCCGTGGCCGTCCTCGACCAGCTCACCCTCGCCGAGTTCCTCACCTCGGGCGCCTACGACCGGCACGTCCGCGCCGCCCGGCAGCGCTACCGGCGCCGCCGGGACGCCCTGGTCGCCGCGGTCGCCGCCCGCGCCCCCGAGGTGACCGTCACCGGTATCGCGGCCGGGCTGCACCTGCTGCTCCAGCTCCCGCCCGGCTCGGAGGAGTCCGTGGTCCGCGCGGCCGCCTGGCAGACCCTCGCCGTGCACGGCCTCGCCCGCTACCGCCACCCCGAGGCCACCACCCGCCCCCTCGACGCCCTGGTCGTCGGCTACGGCACCCCGCCCGACCACGCCTGGGCGGGAGCCCTCGAAGCCCTGTGCAACGCCCTGCCCTAG
- a CDS encoding glutathionylspermidine synthase family protein, whose amino-acid sequence MERRTIQPRPGWQQTVEEQGLIYPLTRHPDGSLRPYWDESAYYVFSLEEVEALEEVVEELHRMCLAAAGHIVTTGRFADLGITDPRLVRAVAESWERRAELPSVYGRFDLRYDGRGPAKLLEYNADTPTSLVEAASPQWFWMEERFPGADQWNSLHERLVDAWREQARLLPPGSPLYFAHSSADELGEDLMTVAYLKETAEQAGLDTGWISMEEIGWDRLSGRFVDQRLRFIRSCFKLYPWEWLTTDRFAEHVLDTLDNGGGTGTTLWIEPAWKMLLSNKALLAVLWELHPGHPNLLPAYLDGPRDLATTGGYVAKPLLGREGAGVTVHAPGAAPVVRDEPCCYQQLAPLPDFDGNHAVLGTWVVGGASAGLGIRESAGLITDEYARFLPHVIL is encoded by the coding sequence ATGGAACGCCGCACCATCCAGCCCCGCCCCGGCTGGCAGCAGACCGTCGAGGAACAGGGCCTGATCTACCCGCTCACCCGCCACCCCGACGGCTCCCTGCGCCCCTACTGGGACGAGAGCGCCTACTACGTCTTCTCCCTGGAGGAGGTCGAGGCCCTCGAAGAGGTCGTCGAGGAACTGCACCGCATGTGCCTGGCGGCCGCCGGCCACATCGTCACCACGGGCCGCTTCGCCGACCTCGGCATCACCGACCCGCGCCTCGTCCGCGCCGTCGCCGAGTCCTGGGAGCGCCGCGCCGAACTCCCCTCCGTCTACGGCCGCTTCGACCTGCGCTACGACGGCCGCGGCCCCGCCAAGCTGCTTGAGTACAACGCCGACACCCCCACCTCCCTCGTCGAGGCCGCCTCCCCCCAGTGGTTCTGGATGGAGGAGCGCTTCCCCGGCGCCGACCAGTGGAACTCCCTCCACGAACGCCTCGTCGACGCCTGGCGCGAGCAGGCCCGCCTCCTCCCGCCCGGCAGCCCCCTCTACTTCGCCCACTCCAGCGCCGACGAACTCGGCGAGGACCTGATGACGGTCGCCTACCTCAAGGAGACCGCCGAGCAGGCCGGCCTCGACACCGGCTGGATCTCCATGGAGGAGATCGGCTGGGACCGGCTCTCCGGACGCTTCGTCGACCAGCGGCTGCGCTTCATCCGCAGCTGCTTCAAGCTCTACCCCTGGGAATGGCTCACCACCGACCGCTTCGCCGAGCACGTCCTCGACACCCTCGACAACGGCGGCGGCACCGGCACCACCCTGTGGATCGAGCCCGCCTGGAAGATGCTGCTCAGCAACAAGGCCCTGCTCGCCGTCCTCTGGGAACTCCACCCCGGCCACCCCAACCTCCTCCCCGCCTACCTGGACGGCCCCCGCGACCTGGCCACCACCGGCGGCTACGTCGCCAAGCCCCTGCTGGGCCGGGAAGGCGCCGGCGTCACCGTGCACGCTCCCGGCGCGGCCCCCGTCGTCCGCGACGAGCCCTGCTGCTACCAGCAGCTCGCCCCGCTGCCCGACTTCGACGGCAACCACGCCGTCCTCGGCACGTGGGTCGTCGGCGGCGCGTCCGCGGGCCTCGGCATCCGCGAGTCCGCCGGACTGATCACGGACGAGTACGCCCGCTTCCTCCCGCACGTCATCCTCTAG
- the rocD gene encoding ornithine--oxo-acid transaminase, whose product MTTTDDLIAAAEKHSAHTYHPLPVVVAGAEGAWLTDVEGRRYLDLLAGYSALNFGHGNRRLVEAAKAQLDRVTLTSRAFHHDRFGAFCTELARLCGMEMVLPMNTGAEAVETAVKTARKWGYRVKGVPAEMAKIVVAGGNFHGRTTTVISFSTDPRARADYGPYTPGFEIVPYGDLTAMRRALTENTVAVLIEPVQGEAGVVVPPAGYLPGVRELTRERNVLLVADEIQSGLGRTGRTFACEHEGVVPDVYVLGKALGGGIVPVSAVVSSAEVLGVFRPGEHGSTFGGNPLACAVALEVIAMLRSGEYQARAAELGGRLHRELAELAGTGRVTQVRGRGLWAGVDVHPRYGTGRELCEKLMHRGVLVKETHGTTLRIAPPLVVSEEDLDWGLAQLRAVLGA is encoded by the coding sequence GTGACCACCACCGACGACCTGATCGCCGCCGCCGAGAAGCACAGCGCGCACACCTACCACCCGCTGCCGGTGGTGGTGGCCGGCGCCGAGGGAGCGTGGCTGACGGACGTGGAGGGCCGGCGGTACCTGGATCTGCTGGCCGGCTACTCCGCGCTGAACTTCGGGCACGGCAACCGGCGGCTGGTCGAGGCGGCGAAGGCGCAGCTGGACCGGGTGACGCTGACGTCGCGGGCGTTCCACCACGACCGGTTCGGCGCCTTCTGCACGGAGCTGGCGCGGCTGTGCGGGATGGAGATGGTGCTGCCGATGAACACCGGCGCGGAGGCGGTGGAGACGGCGGTGAAGACCGCCCGCAAGTGGGGGTACCGGGTGAAGGGGGTGCCCGCGGAGATGGCGAAGATCGTCGTCGCGGGCGGCAACTTCCACGGGCGGACGACGACCGTCATCAGCTTCTCCACCGACCCGCGGGCCCGGGCGGACTACGGCCCGTACACCCCGGGCTTCGAGATCGTTCCGTACGGGGACCTGACGGCTATGCGCCGGGCGCTGACGGAGAACACGGTCGCGGTGCTGATCGAGCCGGTCCAGGGCGAGGCGGGGGTGGTGGTGCCGCCGGCCGGCTACCTGCCGGGGGTGCGGGAGCTGACGCGGGAGCGGAACGTGCTGCTCGTCGCGGACGAGATCCAGTCGGGGCTGGGCCGGACGGGGCGGACGTTCGCCTGTGAGCACGAGGGGGTGGTGCCGGACGTGTACGTGCTGGGCAAGGCGCTGGGCGGCGGGATCGTGCCGGTGTCGGCGGTGGTGTCGTCGGCCGAGGTGCTGGGGGTGTTCCGGCCCGGTGAGCACGGGTCGACGTTCGGCGGGAACCCGCTGGCGTGCGCGGTGGCGCTGGAGGTGATCGCGATGCTGCGGTCGGGCGAGTACCAGGCGCGGGCGGCGGAGCTGGGCGGGCGGCTGCACCGGGAGCTGGCGGAGCTGGCCGGGACGGGCCGGGTGACGCAGGTGCGCGGGCGCGGGCTGTGGGCGGGGGTGGACGTGCACCCGCGGTACGGCACCGGCCGGGAGCTGTGCGAGAAGCTGATGCACCGGGGGGTGCTGGTGAAGGAAACCCACGGCACGACGCTGCGGATCGCGCCGCCGCTGGTCGTCTCGGAGGAGGACCTGGACTGGGGCCTGGCGCAGCTGCGGGCGGTGCTGGGCGCCTGA
- a CDS encoding glycine hydroxymethyltransferase translates to MTDTPAPLSTESTAFRAALDVIRAVEPRVADAIGQEVADQREMLKLIASENYASPATLLAMGNWFSDKYAEGTVGRRFYAGCRNVDTVESLAAEHARELFGARHAYVQPHSGIDANLVAFWSVLAQRVEVPALEKAGARQVNDLSDADWAELRQAFGNQRMLGMSLDAGGHLTHGFRPNISGKMFDQRSYGTDPATGLLDYEALRVTAREFKPLIIVAGYSAYPRLVNFRIMREIADEVGATLMVDMAHFAGLVAGKVLTGDFDPVPHAQIVTTTTHKSLRGPRGGMVLCDDSLKDQVDRGCPMVLGGPLPHVMAAKAVAFAEARRPSFRDYAQRIVDNSRALAEGLMRRGATLVTGGTDNHLNLIDVASSYGLTGRQAEAALLESGIVTNRNAIPADPNGAWYTSGIRVGTPALTTRGLGTAEMDEVAALIDRVLTTTEPGTTKSGAPSKAAHVLDPKIADEISRRATDLVAGFPLYPEVDLG, encoded by the coding sequence ATGACTGACACGCCTGCGCCCCTCTCCACCGAGTCCACCGCCTTCCGCGCCGCCCTCGACGTGATCCGCGCCGTCGAGCCGCGCGTCGCCGACGCCATCGGCCAGGAGGTCGCCGACCAGCGCGAGATGCTCAAGCTGATCGCCTCGGAGAACTACGCCTCCCCGGCCACCCTGCTGGCCATGGGGAACTGGTTCAGCGACAAGTACGCCGAGGGCACCGTCGGCCGCCGCTTCTACGCCGGCTGCCGCAACGTCGACACCGTCGAGTCGCTGGCCGCCGAACACGCCAGGGAGCTCTTCGGCGCCCGCCACGCCTACGTCCAGCCGCACTCCGGCATCGACGCCAACCTCGTCGCCTTCTGGTCCGTCCTCGCCCAGCGCGTCGAGGTCCCCGCGCTGGAGAAGGCGGGCGCCCGACAGGTCAACGACCTCTCCGACGCCGACTGGGCCGAACTGCGCCAGGCCTTCGGCAACCAGCGCATGCTCGGCATGTCCCTGGACGCCGGCGGCCACCTCACCCACGGCTTCCGCCCGAACATCTCCGGCAAGATGTTCGACCAGCGCTCCTACGGCACCGACCCGGCCACCGGTCTCCTCGACTACGAGGCCCTGCGCGTCACCGCCCGCGAGTTCAAGCCGCTGATCATCGTGGCCGGCTACTCCGCCTACCCCCGCCTGGTGAACTTCCGCATCATGCGGGAGATCGCCGACGAGGTCGGCGCGACCCTGATGGTCGACATGGCCCACTTCGCCGGTCTCGTCGCCGGCAAGGTCCTCACCGGCGACTTCGACCCGGTGCCGCACGCCCAGATCGTCACCACCACCACCCACAAGTCGCTGCGCGGCCCGCGCGGCGGCATGGTCCTGTGCGACGACTCCCTCAAGGACCAGGTCGACCGCGGCTGCCCGATGGTGCTCGGCGGCCCGCTCCCGCACGTCATGGCCGCCAAGGCGGTCGCCTTCGCCGAGGCCCGCCGGCCCTCCTTCCGCGACTACGCCCAGCGCATCGTGGACAACTCCCGCGCCCTCGCCGAGGGCCTGATGCGCCGCGGCGCCACCCTGGTCACCGGCGGCACCGACAACCACCTCAACCTGATCGACGTCGCCTCCTCCTACGGTCTCACCGGCCGCCAGGCCGAGGCCGCCCTGCTGGAGTCGGGCATCGTCACCAACCGCAACGCCATCCCGGCCGACCCGAACGGCGCCTGGTACACCTCCGGCATCCGCGTCGGCACCCCCGCCCTGACCACCCGCGGTCTGGGCACCGCCGAGATGGACGAGGTGGCCGCCCTCATCGACCGCGTCCTCACCACCACCGAGCCGGGCACCACCAAGTCCGGGGCGCCCTCCAAGGCGGCCCACGTGCTCGA